One Helianthus annuus cultivar XRQ/B chromosome 7, HanXRQr2.0-SUNRISE, whole genome shotgun sequence genomic region harbors:
- the LOC110868399 gene encoding uncharacterized protein LOC110868399 isoform X1, with amino-acid sequence MEVQLKNAREKVKNKKQESMVADDSFSSKWSEKRLDKDEGLRTVECLRGRLLAERAASKAANDESEQIGKKVTELEKQLKMEIKSRNKAEKRLKILMKKLESLNISYVSGDECSSISERSEISSVSSSKSQHQMELQKTQISNISKSVTDTHISGKRHNCPLDEGNLGSFDEGISGNSNDNECQKDGDEDFLKKEDDNGSNYYSTKNKSDNEEQNDQDKYHNVDNSMALVLVETKETMTPSKDEDHHEDIYDTSMALVVVDSKVKEEKQDVSISNGNVKDALDALRHARESLQASIDMRRNVGSNIPQARLDRIAC; translated from the exons ATGGAAGTTCAACTGAAAAATGCaagagaaaaggtgaagaacaagaaGCAAGAATCAATGGTGGCTGATGATTCTTTTTCATCAAAATGGAG TGAAAAAAGATTGGATAAAGATGAAGGGTTGAGGACTGTAGAGTGTTTAAGAGGCAGATTGCTTGCTGAAAGAGCAGCCTCCAAGGCTGCTAATGATGAATCTGAACAAATTGGCAaaaag gTTACTGAGCTTGAGAAACAATTGAAAATGGAGATCAAATCAAGAAACAAAGCCGAAAAGCGGCTGAAAATCTTGATGAAAAAGCTTGAATCTTTGAACATATCATATGTATCTGGAGATGAATGTTCAAGTATTTCTGAAAGAAGTGAGATTTCATCAGTTTCTTCTTCTAAATCTCAACATCAGATGGAACTGCAGAAGACCCAAATCAGTAACATCTCAAAAAGTGTCACGGACACACATATATCTGGTAAAAGACATAATTGCCCTTTAGATGAAGGTAATTTGGGGTCTTTTGATGAGGGTATTTCTGGGAATTCCAATGACAATGAGTGTCAAAAAGATGGAGATGAAGATTTTTTAAAGAAAGAAGATGATAATGG GTCAAACTATTATTCCACAAAGAACAAAAGTGACAATGAAGAACAAAATGATCAAGACAAATATCATAATGTTGATAACTCAATGGCATTGGTATTGGTTGAGACTAAAGAGACCATGACACCAAGCAAAGATGAAGATCACCATGAAGACATATATGATACCTCCATGGCATTAGTTGTGGTTGATTCTAAGGTTAAAGAAGAGAAACAAGATGTGTCAATTTCAAATGGAAATGTGAAAGATGCACTTGATGCTTTAAGGCATGCTAGAGAGAGCCTTCAAGCTTCAATTGATATGAGAAGAAATGTGGGATCAAACATTCCTCAAGCTAGACTTGATAGGATCGCGTGTTAG
- the LOC110866838 gene encoding uncharacterized protein LOC110866838, translating to MRFPALYALAKEKRITVKNCVKQAGDGEKWDWEWRRNTKSLQEAQQFEELKKILEIHELVAKEDVWRWKTQQGELLSVALIRDEIAKKTLEPTDVPWKYWNKWVPPKVNLFTWRAFKRRIATKVELAKRGIHMDDRLCSRCNKEDESVNHLLISCLKSRAIWWNIMVWLKLPIQENSESCEDVFEKIEGYNGSKEWKNVIKAIVMTTLWQIWKARNDVEFNEKERSVANIIDGIKELSFLWIKERAKMKNLVWERWKEFNIRDIIK from the coding sequence ATGAGATTTCCGGCCTTGTATGCTTTGGCAAAAGAAAAAAGAATAACGGTTAAGAATTGTGTAAAACAAGCAGGAGATGGAGAAAAGTGGGACTGGGAATGGAGACGCAATACAAAAAGCTTACAAGAGGCACAACAATTTGAAGAATTAAAGAAGATTCTGGAGATACATGAGTTAGTAGCAAAAGAAGACGTATGGAGGTGGAAAACGCAGCAAGGTGAACTTCTCTCAGTAGCTTTGATAAGAGATGAAATCGCTAAAAAGACTTTGGAGCCTACAGATGTTCCGTGGAAATATTGGAACAAGTGGGTACCGCCAAAGGTAAACCTTTTCACTTGGAGAGCTTTCAAAAGGCGTATCGCGACAAAGGTAGAATTGGCTAAAAGGGGAATACATATGGATGACCGGCTCTGTTCAAGGTGCAACAAGGAAGATGAGTCGGTGAATCACTTGCTAATATCATGTCTGAAATCCCGAGCAATATGGTGGAATATAATGGTGTGGTTAAAACTTCCGATTCAAGAGAATAGTGAGTCTTGTGAAGATGTATTTGAAAAAATAGAGGGGTATAACGGATCCAAAGAATGGAAGAATGTCATAAAGGCAATTGTTATGACTACCTTGTGGCAGATTTGGAAGGCTAGAAACGATGTGGAATTCAATGAAAAGGAGAGATCGGTGGCAAACATAATAGATGGAATAAAGGAACTTTCGTTCCTATGGATAAAAGAAAGAGCAAAAATGAAGAATCTAGTATGGGAGAGATGGAAAGAATTCAATATTAGAGATATCATAAAATGA
- the LOC110868399 gene encoding uncharacterized protein LOC110868399 isoform X2, with product MEVQLKNAREKVKNKKQESMVADDSFSSKWRLDKDEGLRTVECLRGRLLAERAASKAANDESEQIGKKVTELEKQLKMEIKSRNKAEKRLKILMKKLESLNISYVSGDECSSISERSEISSVSSSKSQHQMELQKTQISNISKSVTDTHISGKRHNCPLDEGNLGSFDEGISGNSNDNECQKDGDEDFLKKEDDNGSNYYSTKNKSDNEEQNDQDKYHNVDNSMALVLVETKETMTPSKDEDHHEDIYDTSMALVVVDSKVKEEKQDVSISNGNVKDALDALRHARESLQASIDMRRNVGSNIPQARLDRIAC from the exons ATGGAAGTTCAACTGAAAAATGCaagagaaaaggtgaagaacaagaaGCAAGAATCAATGGTGGCTGATGATTCTTTTTCATCAAAATGGAG ATTGGATAAAGATGAAGGGTTGAGGACTGTAGAGTGTTTAAGAGGCAGATTGCTTGCTGAAAGAGCAGCCTCCAAGGCTGCTAATGATGAATCTGAACAAATTGGCAaaaag gTTACTGAGCTTGAGAAACAATTGAAAATGGAGATCAAATCAAGAAACAAAGCCGAAAAGCGGCTGAAAATCTTGATGAAAAAGCTTGAATCTTTGAACATATCATATGTATCTGGAGATGAATGTTCAAGTATTTCTGAAAGAAGTGAGATTTCATCAGTTTCTTCTTCTAAATCTCAACATCAGATGGAACTGCAGAAGACCCAAATCAGTAACATCTCAAAAAGTGTCACGGACACACATATATCTGGTAAAAGACATAATTGCCCTTTAGATGAAGGTAATTTGGGGTCTTTTGATGAGGGTATTTCTGGGAATTCCAATGACAATGAGTGTCAAAAAGATGGAGATGAAGATTTTTTAAAGAAAGAAGATGATAATGG GTCAAACTATTATTCCACAAAGAACAAAAGTGACAATGAAGAACAAAATGATCAAGACAAATATCATAATGTTGATAACTCAATGGCATTGGTATTGGTTGAGACTAAAGAGACCATGACACCAAGCAAAGATGAAGATCACCATGAAGACATATATGATACCTCCATGGCATTAGTTGTGGTTGATTCTAAGGTTAAAGAAGAGAAACAAGATGTGTCAATTTCAAATGGAAATGTGAAAGATGCACTTGATGCTTTAAGGCATGCTAGAGAGAGCCTTCAAGCTTCAATTGATATGAGAAGAAATGTGGGATCAAACATTCCTCAAGCTAGACTTGATAGGATCGCGTGTTAG
- the LOC110866839 gene encoding protein MODIFIER OF SNC1 11 has protein sequence MPLVMDARFVAFERFVWNLVTLSNNTRSRSFVDLFDTSCRGRPADHLQKRVVQTKHVCVVGKHDHKLGHVTHPLQWRRRIRRRRRRRRRRRRRRRRPATNRKSTPATAPSTTTENISTENLTTSTTDKNNGDSVETNSNINDSVTVTTEAGDRNSTEEGDSATDDTQRKIRRAERFGLPVQLSEEEKRNSRAERFGTAGTTPGSQGSDTTKKAEELKRKARADRFGITQSTPTEEEEKKKARLSRFGSSSKADPIEEEKKKARALRFSGTPAPGNGKIEPKAATIAGKAGGEA, from the exons ATGCCGCTTGTGATGGATGCGAGGTTTGTGGCATTCGAGAGGTTTGTGTGGAATTTGGTGACATTATCGAATAATACTCGATCTCGTTCTTTTGTGGATTTATTTGATACGAGTTGTCGTGGTCGACCGGCTGATCATTTGCAAAAACGGGTGGTTCAGACAAAACACGTTTGTGTTGTTGGGAAACACG ATCACAAATTAGGGCACGTAACGCATCCTCTTCAATGGCGACGGAGAATACGACGGCGACGGCGACGGCGACGGCGACGGCGACGGCGACGACGAAGACCGGCGACCAACCGGAAAAGCACACCAGCCACGGCTCCATCCACAACAACCGAAAACATCTCAACGGAGAACCTAACAACTTCCACCACCGACAAAAACAACGGTGATTCCGTCGAAACAAACTCGAATATCAATGATTCAGTAACCGTTACGACGGAAGCTGGTGATAGAAACAGCACCGAAGAAGGTGATTCGGCTACCGATGATACTCAGCGGAAGATCCGCCGTGCGGAGCGGTTCGGTTTGCCGGTTCAGCTTTCGGAAGAAGAAAAACGGAATTCTCGTGCGGAGAG GTTTGGTACTGCTGGTACAACACCTGGATCACAAGGGTCGGATACCACAAAGAAAGCTGAGGAGCTAAAACGGAAGGCTAGAGCAGATAG ATTCGGTATCACACAATCAACACCTActgaagaagaagagaaaaagaaagctAGACTCTCTAGGTTTGGATCATCTTCTAAAGCTGATCCTAtagaggaagagaaaaagaaagcAAGGGCACTAAG GTTTTCTGGAACACCGGCACCTGGAAATGGAAAAATTGAACCA AAGGCGGCGACCATTGCTGGCAAGGCAGGTGGAGAGGCATGA